aaaaatcataaaatgtagtACTGTTATGAACAAATTGTACAATAGCGAAAGATATAGCGACATACCATATGCTTTGATCAGCATATTCATAGTCTGTGAGATACGCCGTGTGGGGCGCCCTATCATCCCTCTCGGTGGCCGATATGACTGCACGACATACATACGGATGGTCTACACTACcccaaaaataatttcaaaacatattaaaattacaATGACACATCGGCATGTTACATTTTGCTTTATGTTCAGTTCAAGTCCTTATGAATATGTAACTGACCGAGTGCAGTTCAGGCTCAGTTCTCATTTGTAACTTTCGGCAAGTTTTGACAAACGAAAACACTACAGTCACGTGATCAACAAAATGCTGCACATGTCTCCCTATGTCAGATTGGCAAGGTATTAGCTGATGACTGTATTCCAGTAAATATTTGAGATTAAAGGAACCCAGGCTGTTATAACTTTAGTTGTCGTttatattaaagggacacagtccgTAACGCTGAGGTCTTTAGTgattacatttcatgatttctttaagctttcacattcattgaaatattctatTACTAACTATTCCAACCACTAAAAGTTATAGAATAAACGATAAACTTACTGTTTACAAGTTTTAAGTCGGAATACTATTGGATAGAATACCAATTTATGTTGTACAGTTACTTCTAAAAGTGAAAAGGCACGTTTTCAACATTCACATAAAGTGACGTCACCTTGGATACACTGTAAAAACAATTGCTATGTTTTCTGATTACTTTCATTTGGCCTGTAgtataattaatttgtaaaatttcttCTGTATGCTAAGTTAGTTACAACCATTTTCACCCAAAACGAATTCTTCTTGTCATTACAGCAGACTTGGTGATCTATATACCACAGTTAGGAAATTAAATGGTTTCCGGAACCACTGGCAGTAAATCTCGGACACAAGCCACAACTAGATATATTGACGAGTGGAGTCATGGTTGTCGAATGGTTAGATGACTAGATGGACCGCTCGAATCTCgccgctgccgtttgtttcagAATGACTTGGGTAAGATTTGGGCCTGACGTGGTGGATTTCGGCATATGCGCTTCATAGGGGCTGCAATGAGTGGTATGTTCCCCAGAGAGTTAAGGTCTAAAAGGTCGATCTGCCGATATATGTCTTTGTCTGAATAATAAGTGTACATGGTGAGTACTATATGACCACTATGATTTTCATAATAGACAAGCGAGTTACAAATTTGTACATAGCGAGTGTGTACGAATATAATTACAGTATTCAGTATTTTCGCTTCAAAACTGTTCCGTTCTTGATTAAAACTCATATTGTTCGTAATATTAGAAATTTGTCTTAATTTTTGTACGTTTATGCAATTTACACTGACGTGGTGACAAAGGCAATTCCTCGGCACTTCCCAACTACATCATgcacattttaatttgtaaacaacAACGCCCCTAAGCTTAACGGTTATTGTCAAGACAGTATAAATGGTAATATTACCTAGGCTCCTAACGTATACATCGTACTGTTCCCTACTCTTTAttttaaatactagtaataaattaaaatacttGGCCACAATTTGACGACATTTCATATTGGCTGCAGAAATCAAAAGTAATTTGAATTGAAGCGAAGTGATTTTTACCATAGAGAgaaacgacgacgacgacgacgacgacgcaGAAGACATGGCGTATTAAATAATTCTAAGTGACTCTGGGAgtcaaaattttcattactaagcaTGAACCCAGATCTCCCTGCATTGTAAGGCTAAGTATTTTTCATCTGACATTTCTAGCCCTGACTTTGTCACTGAAGATGACCAATTTCCAGTCTACGTTTTGAGGCGAAATAACAACAAATGTCGGCCACCTTTCGAATATTTGATGATGTAGATGAACCACAGTGCAGGTTATCGTCTACAGATAACTCAATCCAGTGGAATTTCTCAATGCAGCGATGGTGGGTCGACTCCTTGCATGGAGTCTGACATTTGTTCCACTTACACCACCGACCTCTAAATTATTTTGTCGTTCAGCTGCGTTCCTGTACATCCATTCTAAGTTTTCCCTACTTCGAATGGGTTCGGGGATTCTCGGTGTTCTcttttgtacaatattttgtcGTCGGTACCATGGCAACTCAACTTTCGGTTCATTCGCAGGTGCTGGTACCCTTCGTCTCGGCGATGGTGTTTTCTTTGCTTCGTTATTTCTGGTCTTTTGAGGTTTTACAATTGGTTTCTTAGCAGTGGGTTTCGATACGACCTTCCCATTCTTGgttttgtttggtttgtttttctgtaccgcatcttttgtttttattgcttTTTCCTTTGGTTGCTCAGCTTTCTTTGAACGCTCAGTCCGACTCTTTTCAGGACGCGAATCGTTGCTAATTTTCTGTTGGACTTTGACAGGTGGTGCTACTGTGCTTGGGTGTTCCTTGACAGGCAGTTTAGTCTTTAGTATATTCTCTTTATCGCCTTCATCTTCCTTTTTGGTGTCTCGTTTCGGACTAAGCGTATCGCGTTCCTGTTCTTCCACAGGTACTGGTGACTCGTCAACAACAGCGCCATCTAGCGGCACTTCGTCACCCTCAAGAACACTCTCCAACTCTGTATGTCTTTCGTAAACAGGGAGACGCGATGATGTTGCTGAGGAAACGGCCAAGTCTGTTGACCTGGACAGTGACAGTGGAGTGTGCGATCCGACGAACTTCAGAATTTCGCTGACGTCTCGTCCAGTCTTCAAACTTAAAGGTTTCAGGGCCTTCTCCAATTTTCGCCTCAGTGCATTCTCCTCCTGCAAGTATTGTTCGATTctgcagagagagagatagagaaacaaaaactacatattttaaaatattctggCATTCTTTCATGTTTATGTGAACAAATTGTATGTAACACAAGACCATGAAGACGTCTTATTTGCATCAAGAATAATCACATTGTCAGATGCAACGAGTAAATACGACCATACTGTTACCGACAACCTTACACAAATATTGTGCAAATATTTGACACTGGCGGCAgtggtatatattattacatgcaTAAACTACGCAAGACTTactaaaatgttttttgttatgtAATCATAAACGTCCACATTATTTCACAAGTTACTTTGCCAGGTCTCCATTATGCCTACACTAAAACAAAGGTGACTTGATATACTATCACAATGGCGCTCCCGGGGACGAGACTACAGCTTGCGATACATAATATGGTTTGTACTTGTTGGACCCGGACACATGGAAAAATTAGCATTGTGTTTTGGACAAGAACCATAGCTTTGTTTACTTCCTATTATGCCTCGTTTTCAATATTTGAGATTGGAATTAGTACCAAGGACATCCAAGCATATAAACATCATATTGTCCCATGAACATTCTAAATGCAGGGCGTTACTGCAGTTACTGGAACATGTACAGTagtactgtaagtgtaactACAATCCCTGGATTTACCATGTCACTTTTGTA
This region of Glandiceps talaboti chromosome 4, keGlaTala1.1, whole genome shotgun sequence genomic DNA includes:
- the LOC144434019 gene encoding uncharacterized protein LOC144434019 — encoded protein: MQPSASQVLVQLSREFSDVDFTLDNKELRATARELHDLVKKWRGVMAMDKDISAKLYSKESLEEVAKFHNVGHFRQFLRFVPDVLYKSRKALSLAEHWMDVDDRKMAEVDKQLQLVEEIQTRMEMRVINVLKKIQQHKQEFDLKSDELQMLLNREDRSNDLNVKLSFVKKEIDSLCDQLREMYREKDAIIYKLQRLKRERKEGTLEFEECTEKFEQNELHTNDLEKRLQLEKYKYRLVEEDMLLELEVKPSIVRYTNQVEDDCERIEQYLQEENALRRKLEKALKPLSLKTGRDVSEILKFVGSHTPLSLSRSTDLAVSSATSSRLPVYERHTELESVLEGDEVPLDGAVVDESPVPVEEQERDTLSPKRDTKKEDEGDKENILKTKLPVKEHPSTVAPPVKVQQKISNDSRPEKSRTERSKKAEQPKEKAIKTKDAVQKNKPNKTKNGKVVSKPTAKKPIVKPQKTRNNEAKKTPSPRRRVPAPANEPKVELPWYRRQNIVQKRTPRIPEPIRSRENLEWMYRNAAERQNNLEVGGVSGTNVRLHARSRPTIAALRNSTGLSYL